The DNA region TATTAGTGAAAATTCCATTATCCATAATTCAACCATAAAGTCATTGCACTAGCGTAAAGTTTGCACTTTAGCAAGCATGTATGTGTTTgcagtttaatttttgtttaatttaaatataaattaattactttCTGTAAAAATCAGTATAGGTGGCTTTCATCTAAGTCTAGCTGTGCCGCCAATTCAAAGTCAATATTTGAGGAAAAGTTTATTTCTCAACAGTTTCAAACCTCAGGTCAATTCTTTTCACGcctagttttatgaattctttcaGTTATTCTCTTAATCTTTCATTTTACATGTTCATTTGTTTCTAATTAATAATGAGCTCAAATACGTCATTTTTATATATCTGACACTTGGAGTTATTTTTATTTCAGCTAGATGGCCCAATTTTCTTTGTGTGTGTTCTGTGTTCTCATCAGGCTCCGTTCAACTTCACTGGTCACAGTGGCCTCATTGCCAGAATGCAGCACCAGCTAGATGGTTTTGCACAAGTAAAGGGCTACTGGGTTGTGGACCCAGTGGCATTATGGATGCTGATGCTATCATCATGGACAGTGGTGCCATGCATGTCGCAGGTGTGCCAATTGTAAATCCATCCACCGTTGTTGTTTGGGAGGTTATGCCTGGTCCTGGAAATGGTTTCCAAGCAACTCAAAGACAAGTATCAATAACTGTGCCCCACCTCTTAGTCCACCAAACTGGAGCGGATTTGCCCCTTTAGCTGCCTATTTGTTTAGTTGGCAAGATTATCTGATATCTGAAGAAAAGTGAGGGAAAAAGCTAACAGACCAAAATATTGGGGATTCTATACCACTTCACTGCTCCCCAGTTTCGAATTTTTCAGCATATGTGAGTCCTGAAGCTGCAGCGCAATCTTCTGCAGCCACGACATGGGGCTCTGGTGTAACAGCAGTAGCCTTTGATCCAACTCGAGGTGGCTTCGTGATAGCTGTTGTGATTATTGAGGGTATGGACCTGATTCTGAGTTGATATTTTTTGCTATTTATTCATTCTAATAGATTCATTAAATTATTCTCATACCAAAATTTGCATCCCCATTGATTTTACTCTCTTAAATTAATATCAAATGATATTAGTGATACTAATGGAACTGATTCAAGTAACAAGCTATCTTTTATTCCCCCTCCTGGCCTCCTAATACTGGTGCTTCCACACACACACTATTCTCCACACATGCATCCCTTGGCCCACACATGCAGGTAACTTTGTGTTTGCTCATTAAGAGTCAGTACTTTCTTGAAGACAAATTAAACTAGATATAATTAGTATTTCGTGAACGTTATATATGGTGATGTTATTTCCTATTACTGATTTAGTGATTAAGTAGTGTGTCAAGTTTGTGTCGGTCATGAAAAGATAATATACatgttctttttaatttctttttggtGCATTAAAATTTGAAGTCTATTCTTAGACAAACttgtgaagagagagagagagaggagagagagagttgaaTCAACATGCATCAACATCTTTGGTATGATCTGGTTACAGGGAAGTTGAATCAGCAATTATAATACCCCCTCTTTCCCCCTCCCttcaaaaactaatgaaaactaaTAAGGCATAACAAAACTAATAATCCATGATCTGGTTACAGGGATACATGATTCAGCAATGATAATAACCCCTCTCTCTTTCCCCCTCCCTTCAAAAACATTTTAGCATATGAGTTCAGCAAGAATCTTAGAAAGTACACAGACAGTTTCTTTAGTCCCTTTAATATAAGGCAATTTCATACCTCGTGGCAATTTGATACCTTGAGGTAATTTCATAGGCAATTTCTGGTCTTTAGCTTTGTCACATGCTTTTGCAGCTTGTTTCAAAGCCTCACAAAGTTTCttggattcattatcctctttggaatttgaagtttcttggattGGTCTATCTGTATgatcctttcttttttgcaaattGAAGTCTCTCTTAAATCAAATTGAGTGCAAGTAAATAGTAAGAGGAAAAAAAACAGATTCATATGAATTGGAGACTACTCTCTTGTTCATTACATGTAGATTACTTTGCTTCATTGGTTTTGACAAATCAGAGTACATGGATAAGAAACTATAGATAAAATCTAGAATATCCAAATCTGTACTTCTTTGTGAAGTGATTTTCTGATTGGTgcttcatttaatttttattttcatttttgctACTAATCGTGCTTA from Arachis hypogaea cultivar Tifrunner chromosome 10, arahy.Tifrunner.gnm2.J5K5, whole genome shotgun sequence includes:
- the LOC112714422 gene encoding mediator of RNA polymerase II transcription subunit 16-like isoform X2, with protein sequence MSGDKILQLLQSGYQGCLWWLSSKSSCAANSKSIFEEKFISQQFQTSARWPNFLCVCSVFSSGSVQLHWSQWPHCQNAAPARWFCTSKGLLGCGPSGIMDADAIIMDSGAMHVAGVPIVNPSTVVVWEVMPGPGNGFQATQRQVSITVPHLLVHQTGADLPL
- the LOC112714422 gene encoding mediator of RNA polymerase II transcription subunit 16-like isoform X1 codes for the protein MCSIRCPSRGQLILYVILATGSLSMSGDKILQLLQSGYQGCLWWLSSKSSCAANSKSIFEEKFISQQFQTSARWPNFLCVCSVFSSGSVQLHWSQWPHCQNAAPARWFCTSKGLLGCGPSGIMDADAIIMDSGAMHVAGVPIVNPSTVVVWEVMPGPGNGFQATQRQVSITVPHLLVHQTGADLPL